A region of Dermochelys coriacea isolate rDerCor1 chromosome 1, rDerCor1.pri.v4, whole genome shotgun sequence DNA encodes the following proteins:
- the RHOG gene encoding rho-related GTP-binding protein RhoG, translating to MQSIKCVVVGDGAVGKTCLLICYTTNAFPKEYIPTVFDNYSAQNTVDGRTINLNLWDTAGQEEYDRLRTLSYPQTNVFIICFSIASPSSYENVKHKWYPEVCHHCPNVPILLVGTKKDLRNNPDTIKKLKEQNQMPVTTQQGVNLSKQIHAVKYMECSALNQEGIKEVFTEAVRAVLNPIPVKPKKPCILL from the coding sequence ATGCAGAGCATAAAGTGCGTCGTGGTGGGTGATGGGGCGGTGGGGAAGACCTGCCTCTTGATCTGCTACACCACCAATGCCTTCCCCAAGGAGTACATCCCCACCGTCTTCGACAACTACAGCGCCCAGAACACAGTGGATGGCAGGACTATTAACTTAAATCTGTGGGACACGGCAGGCCAGGAGGAGTATGACCGGCTCCGGACGCTTTCCTACCCCCAGACTAACGTCTTCATCATCTGCTTCTCAATAGCCAGCCCGTCCTCCTATGAGAACGTGAAACACAAGTGGTACCCGGAGGTTTGCCACCACTGTCCCAATGTGCCCATCCTCCTCGTGGGCACGAAGAAGGATCTGAGAAACAACCCTGACACCATAAAGAAGCTAAAGGAGCAGAACCAGATGCCCGTCACAACCCAGCAGGGGGTCAACCTCTCCAAGCAGATCCACGCCGTCAAGTACATGGAGTGCTCCGCCCTCAACCAGGAAGGCATCAAGGAGGTCTTCACGGAGGCCGTGCGAGCCGTCCTCAACCCCATCCCAGTGAAACCTAAAAAGCCCTGCATCCTTTTGTGA